A stretch of DNA from Lycium ferocissimum isolate CSIRO_LF1 chromosome 4, AGI_CSIRO_Lferr_CH_V1, whole genome shotgun sequence:
CAACTTGGGTTATGCCATCATTCTGATATCATCGTCATGTCGCGGCTCAttagttttctttgttttttagtttggttatgtattattatttttttccaaattatcaTTATAACGTCAAGTTGATCTGtttattttccttcattttaataTGTTGTATGAATGTTATCATATTTAAGCAATTCTAGTTGTGCTTTCTATAAAGTTAAGTTGATCTGtttattttccttcattttaataTGTGGTATGTGTTATAGAGTAATAGAGTAAGAACAAGAATATTGTAGAGAAAGAGACAAgagttcttttatttctcttgagggATGTAAATACAATGAAGAGAGCCTCTCTATTTATAAGAGAAAAGTAGTTTGGTCCCAAGGTCACAAATCCTAAACCCAGTGGGAAAAATTTTAGTGAAGAAAAAAGAGTgcacatttctaataatacgtcctttggttgcctcattaaaaaccttacaaggaAAAACACAGTAGGACAAAaaccttgaaagggaaaaagagtacaaagcGTATTAACTCCCCATGATGAGAACTTCAATCGTAAAACTTAAATCTTCATATCTCAACCTTGTGCATCATGTTCTCGAAAGTTGCAGTTGTTAGAGACTTGGTGAACAAATCAACCATATTATTACTTGAACTAATCTgttgcacgttgatatcaccattcttttggAGATCATGTGTGAAATACAACTTTCGTGAAATATGTTTTGTCCTTTTATGAATTCTCTCTTTAGTTGGGCTATGTATGCTGCTGTATCTTCAGTCTTTGGATAAAGTTGCATCggcatataatattgttgaaatcactcTAAGTGCATCCTGGCTTGCTTTATAAATagatgttatctttatatgatttgactgtCATGTAGAACAACATCATATGACTGTAATCCCTCATAatcatagcaaaatatataaatgcatcaattacataaagatatggtacttcaggaccAAAGAATTCTGCAAGTTtcttatttcaacttctttcagcAGATAATTTATTGCTTTtggaaactcttcaagagttttATACAAGTCATCTACTTGCACAACAATATAATAGATTCtgattttcataaaaatgtaaggataaatagagtcatttgtaccCTTAATTAGTGACTATTCATTAAGGTGATCAAATCGCGTTCATCTTGcttaatttaattcaaataagaattatgattaaatttctagaacttgtatatgcttcTGGCATTTAAAGTTCTCCAAGAATTTTTACATAAATTTTGTCATGTGACAATATCTATCAATATTTAAATGCATGACATTTTCTGATGTCTGCATTGCAGGTCCAATAAGCTTTAAGCTTACCAAAACGAGTTATTTCACTTGGTAATAATGTCTACGTCAGCATGCTTTATAGACGTAGAATTCAGGTCCTCACAACCTTTTACAATATTACactatattgtaccaaagatatcgtggatgatatatcatttgtatcggtttccaatgtgacataacttattgagatctcatcacttccattatttttaggtacctaaacctctcatgaggtttcatgaagtgttatgtcgtaggctcttcaagagGGCGTTACCTCCTTATAAtgatcattttgattatttgctcctctcctttttcaaggattatttcATTCGAAACCAATTGATCTAACACgcttcatgcatgttgtagacACTATCCCTCAGGGACATTaatttaataggagcattttgcagctaaaatagaaattaattttgggaaGCAAATACTTCTAGCACTTGACTTGAATAATCTTCGACTGAGGATCGCAcgaattataatttataacatatttcaaAATTGCTTATTCCTCCCCCTTAttttagaaaaactaacatatatcccatcttctttggaagaatccatctttgtgcattatggtagattaattaatcatatattaCACATAAAAACtgttagatggaaatatctgGTTCCTAACACTAAACCAATTgtgaggggagaatttatcataatttattggtttGAAGCATAcaagtgttgttgtatgcaatatatcatattttAGAGCACAtatgaagctttgttctcataaaCAATGGTTTGGCTATATATTGGAGGCATTTAACGCCAAACCAGCTTGgatataaaccagcattatcaagatgaattgtcttgattacataatctggaAATTATGCTCTTAAcacaattattttgagcaaatAATTTTGTAATGTCAATCTTCAGGTTGACAATAAATTTACATGTGTCCGtctcatagatgcatctatttaagtcATTACATGGAAGGTGAACAGGCCCATATtgaccttttatatttttctagaatttacggaattcaatcccaacattagtTAGTATGATCAACTtttcatgagaacaagcaataaaaataaattcttaaagaatcttctagttcttcaatatatgttgttatatcccgtatttttgtatattgggatattttaagctaatcgcgataagtttaaggacaagactattttgggatacgaggtagagacttttaaccccgatttttattaatgcgtgcttataaattttaattggtatggaaatattaatggagattatggattaattaaccatgattagattattaagtggggattaatatttaattattcacTAATTAAGCACTTAATGGGCAGTGTGGACCCCACCATGGCATGGCCGGATATCGATTGGCCCGTGCCTCGCCGGTGGACCGCGTGTCCGACCCCCCATAAGCACCGTATAAATagatgtttgatgactcataatACCGGTGAcaattcatttctcatcttGACATTGAaatatagagatagagagagggaGAGCACGACCATGCTGGTCTAAGCCAAGCTCTCAAGTCATAGTTCCAATTCAATTTTTACAGGGTGTTCTAAGTCAATTGAAGGTCATAAGAGTGAGAATTAGCCATTGGAGCAGCAAGAAGGTGTAACGTTTTAATTCACTAAATTTCAGCCAAGTTGAGGAGCCAATTCgttaaggtaagaattgatcattttctacatgttttagggtgagtttggacgtgttgtgaatgtataaatgtgaattggatgtatgaaattatgtatgttggtgttggaaagTTGTTCAAGCGTAGGGGAATTTGTTTTAGGTAGAAATGGTGgctgattttacttagtattttgattgttgttgttatggattttatgatgagaatgaaggtatttaatggttaaagttgaagttaaatttgtttgtgggctgttgtagaacttagtgtgatgttaatatagtttcttgcatttaaatggatgatgttgttgtcgtgtggttGCTGGTGTAgctcatgaatttggatgaaaagaatgtattAAGGAATGTATAATAAACGTAGATGGTTTGTTTGGCATGTCCGTAGACGTTCGTGAGGTTATCGGCATCCTTACGTTGCTAGTTAGAAAATTTTttgatgtgttgttgttgttgttcttgttgagcttggaagattaatggtaattaagattatatgttgtgttgtgtgttggttgggttgttgtagggttgtttagatgaaaatgttacgactatggatcattaagagtaacttgaatatgtagtagtcgtatgtggattgttatcgaatgttgtgaatgtgggttgtttggaatgttgtgcggtaTTTGTccgagtgttctcgagtcttgtcttgaatagtctcggattagtacatgaaggtgtggttattgatgttggcttggttgttatgtagttggtttgaatataaaggaaacgtcgtctaattatctagaaaggagttactaacgttagaatacgttttttAATCTCCCgttagcttaaccgtagttcttgacgtcttaatataggttgagatactattgggcagcgtatacgtgttgtgtggcgaataagcgctaaaggtatgtaaagctatcccttcttttttggcatgtcttagacgtaagtgatgtacgatatgagctttggggtaattccattcataagttcGAGATGTGATTCGGGATTCTTATTCGACACTTGATATTAGAACTCTTAAAGTAATTGAACTATTGCCCCTTGAGTTTTCTATACGTTGGACAGTAGTTGGTATGTAAAAGTCCCTATTCTGAAAAACTCTATAATGATTAATGTCCTTAACGTTCATAAGCTGTTTCGCATTATCTCGATATATgtctatgatccccgaggctttatttgatatactttataatgacattcaaagagtactgaacaTGACTAACGCcctgatactcgagtgttaattagtctacttatctattgagtctcagatgatgatttagttgcatatggttactcattactctgctcgtgcatcttgttattacatctttcaccgagtccgggcgggtatgtattcgtgcacggttcGCTGCATTGTTCATACCGAGTCCCCTGTTTTAGGAgggcggtatatatatatatatatgatgatatgatgatatgatgatgtgatgatggcatcGAGTCCCGTGATAGGTAGggcatgatatatgtatatgatgaactTCCATTCaggagtccataatgggccggatatggtatatgatataggcATGTATGAGTTTATTTAATAAGACACGATGCGAGTGATTCCtcgattatcatacttgcctcacTGATTCTCTACTTCgattatgatctttcttattgtatttcatgctttatatactcggtacatatctcgtacgACCCCTATAACTTCGGGGGGTTTtatgccgcggtacggatactcgcttcggtgatccgccggcttaggatttctattcggctatcttggagtgctccgttgtccGAGCCTAGACTTTTGAGTACGGATCCTTTTGATGTATACATGCGTTTAtccgggggtacgacggggcctgtcccgtcatatgttcttgttgatactcttagagggtccgtagacatatgtgtgggttgtatatagatgtcgTTCGGCTATGTTAGCATGACttgtgttttgggacgttcGCTTTCGTAGTGGCggcccttgtcggcttgcgtatatatatatatgttttgggatgttgtatgtagtggcagccttgtcggcttgcgtgtatatagttgggacgttcccatacgctatgatagccttgtcggcttatgtatgatgttatctgttgataattgtgactccacaggagacaggttgtcttggtatatatatatgatagttCTGAGATAACATATTGTTTCTATGAATTACCATATTATGTTCAGTTCGAATTGATTATAGCTAataagtgtatacgagtgtccagctcgggcactagtcacggcctacggggttgggtcgtgacatatgtcaaatactcaatttgcacatcatatttgaatcgaGATGGCCAAATCGCTCATGCCGactaatgaaattatttatactagtaaacttcaagtttaccatgccatgtgctatttgttttagtaaaacTTCTTATTGACTATGACCTGAATTCTTTTTCGCATCGATAAACTTCTGGTTATCGTGACTTGTGGtttcatcatgcttatatttgtaGTACAATCTAGAGATAAGGCGTGTAACCTTTCACATAGATATTTCTTACCTACTatgattttgaagatatttaatcctccaattatttatatctttaatatgatagccatttactttagtaaacttctggtttactacAACTTGTGTTTCGATGATAACAACTTCATATATTACAATCTAAAATGAATGGCATAATAGTACATAAGCTCTCCAAGatcctttaatttattctccataatcacaCATTGTTTGGATAGTACTAGTGTCATGATCTTCTAGATAAATTGTTAGCTCTTCTGGAGCCCTTAGTTGATTTTGTACTATCAAATATTACCTTGACATCGCTGGTATCATGACAAAAAATATTACATAACATCGGGAGCAGATTTCTGAGTTTATTACTTCAGGAGCAGATTTCTAagtttactacttcgggagtaaagcatagaatatttagaatattttttctcaaattttctaccTCTTCTAGAGGTGAGTTGTGATACCTTCACAACCAAAcacacatctatatatatatggtttacTACATACTGTCACATTCTCGTCAAGGAATGGATCTGTATTTAtaacatttatcaaaagttctcattcttcaggAATGAAACATATCTCAACTGAACATGTCTTAACCATACAAAATTATGATCACTTAGAATCTCTTTTAAGATATCGCTACTTTAGAAGCAATCGAAATATGGATATAATATAGAGACTTTTCTCTAACACGTTTTCATTATACTCATATAAAGCCTATAAAAATATTACTACTTCTGGTGATTGTATAATTATTAAGAACTCTGCCGGAGTTCATGCGGACCATGAAATTAGTGTCATAATAACGGAAATAATATATTTACAGCAATGGACAACAGATGACTTGctaatatcaaataaaactgtCATCAAATTAATTAGTGGTTTTCCAGTAAGTAGTAGATCATTGTAAAGAATCCTTCCGATAATATATTGATATCATAATACCCAAAGGAAGATCATGTTCACATAAGTGGGATAATCAGATATATACCTATTTGTATTGCTCCTTTTGGGATCTAATTTAGATATTGTTAATAATTAATGACCACAGTAATAAGTGAGGGAgaaacaaaattatattttaatctcTAGTAAATTCCTTTCCGTGATAGaagatttaaagaaaaatttccACTCCAATATGTCACTGCTTCTATAGAAGCAAgatttgatcaatattttatgttttctcttagcAAAATTTCTCCCGAGTTGGCCTTTGAATAATGTAACTAACAATAGATCTTAACGTGTAAAAGAGAACAACTAAAGAGCTTGCAAATATAAAAGCAAAGTAGTATTGGAACGGACTACCTGATTTACTTCAATTGATGGTAAAGCAAATCCAAAAGTTGTTTAATCAAACTGTAACTTTGAAAAGATTAGAGACTCGTGCTAATAACGTGTTATAGAATAATAAAGTAGGAACAAGAATattgtagagaaagagagaagagttcttttatttttcttgagggATGTAAATATCTGAAGAGAGCCTCCCTATTTATAAGAGAAAAGTAGTTTGGTcccaaagtcacaaaccctaaattttctcctaaagatagacatccacaataataaataatatttataacaatatGAATGTTATCATATCTAAGCAATTCTAGTTTTGCTTTCTCTAGATGATTGAGGCTTATGAGGTTCAGTTTGCAAATATTAACTCTATATTTGTTTCCAGAATTCCATTTTGGTAGGTGCAAAGTTTAGTAACTTTAATTAAGTAGGTTTGATCCGTGCTTCAATTGTAAACCGCAATAGTTTGTAAGTAATCTCATTAACAACTGAAACTTTTTAAATAATCAATCTTATTAACAACACCAGAGGAAAAACTGTATAGCTAAGAAAGTATCTTGTTTGTTCCCTCAAATATGTATGGGATCAGTGAACTCCAATATAGATCAATAGCATTAGCCAAACAGACTTTGCACTAAGATTAAAATCTTGTAGACATCTATAGTTTACAAAGATAAACGTCTTTTGTTTGCTTGGGAGCATCTATGAGTTCTTCCAACTGAACTGCCTAACATACACTACTTAAAAAGAATTGTTATCTTGATTGACCTCTGTTCCTTCCTCATTTTCTACCCTCGCCAGCTGTCTAACGCTTGATAGCTTCACCAGTGCATCCATAGTGTTTTAGGAACATGCACGCACCCTGCCATATGTATCGACAATGTAATAGAATCTGATTCTACTTTTTCTTTCACAAAATCACATCTGTTGCACAAGTTGTCACTTCTTTTCTGCAAATTATCGTGGGTTTACTGCAGTCAATCCAAAGCCAAGCCACTTTTGATGgtgcttttgtttttcttatcGGCAAGTCCTTTTGTAGCTGTTCCTACCTGTCTGTCTTTGCAAGCTATAGCGTCATCTTACTGAAAACGGGTAAGTCCTTTTGTAGTTGTTCCTACGTGTCTCTCTCTGCAAGCTTTAGTGTCATCTTACTGAAAACCGGTAAGTCTTTTTGTAGCTGTTCCTACCTGTCTCTCTTTGCAAGCTATAGCGTCATCTTACTGAAAACTAACCATCCCTATTTCCATAAACTGCAAGTTACCGCTTTGATTAACATGCTTGAGGAGTTTTATCAGCGGATTCACTCTACTAATCTCCCGGTCATTGATTATCCTTCATACTGGAATTTCCAGTTCCCTCCACTTAGGTACGCTGCACTGGTGCTTTCCTTGTAACTCCAGCACATATAGGTCAGTTAATGTACTTTCCAttacaaataaaaagaagatggtTTCCTTTTTAAAAACGGAACTTAGGAAAAGATTGAGCGTGACTATTAGCTCTAGGAAAGCTACAAACTGTCAAAATTTGATCAACGGATTTTGTACTTAGCATTTAGTAGGTGGTGGTTGTTGTTTCTCTTCTAAGGTATAATCCCACCAACTTTTCTCAAGCCTTAAATTCTCAAGTTGCTACAGTACTGGAAACATTTCAATGTCTATCCAAACCTCGTTTAGAATCACTAAGAAAACCGAGTTTTAATCGAAGCAGCTTTCCATGGCATTGCATAGTAACATATTGATCATTCAAGTAAAGACCCTAACTCAAAACACAGAGGAAAGAAGACAACATCAGACATAAAAAGTCATAAACAGCACGTCAGACACTTTCCCTTTGATAATAAAAAACTGCAATCCGACACTTCCCCACACTAATAATATAGAACCAAACAGATCTGACATAAAATGCAACTCATAACATCTGAAGATCTAAAACATGAACTTGCTAACTAAGTCCTTTAGAAACTATAATTGTATTAGCAAGCATGATCTGCTCCCCAAGTCACTCCACATCTATAGCAAAATTGTGATCCGCACCTGCAAGTCATGTGCAAACATCCTTCTGTTTTTTCCACGAAAAATTTGCAATGAGGGCATCTACCCCACTGTTTTGCCTTTGCTAATTCCCTCACCATTAAATCCTCTCTTCCCCTTTCATCAGCATTCAATCTCTGAATCTCTTCACATTCAACCCCACAATGCCACGGGACATAACATTGTGCACAGAACAATCTATGGCATTCAGGACACTCCGATTCCCTAACAATTTCGTCCGAATCGTTCACTAGCAAGGCCGAACAATCTTTATACGGACAGTAGAATTTCTGAGAGCCAAGAATAAGCGATTCGCACAAAATTTCATCCCACCTATTACGTACATCTTTAGGAATAATTGAACTACATGTTACGAAATCAAGAATTCCGTTGCAAGCCACACCTGGACACGTCACAACTTGAACGTTGTCCTGGATTTTGGTCTCTACATGTTTGCAAATGCAATCAGTACAATAAACATGGTTGCAGGTCTCTATTGTGAACATTTCATCAGTTTCTTTTCTCTCTGCACAAATTTCACAGAAACTTAACGACGATTCGCCTATTACCCGTTCATTTGCAATTACACATGATGATGCAGGGGAATTGGTTGagttttgaatgaaaattgttGGTGCAGGGGAATTGGTTGAGTTTTGATTGAAAATTGTTGAAGTCATTATTACTTCTTGATTTTGGAGTTCTTCAGCGTACTTGTCATCTGATATTGTGAAGTTTTCGTCGTTTTGGATTTCGTCAAAAAGTAATGAGAAGTAAAAATCATCACAAGAAAGATCAAGAGCCGATTTGTTTGCCATTTGATTAAAGTTTTCCATTTGTTGAAAAATGATGTGTTATTTGATTCCTATGAACTCCACCAGTGACTTTACTAAAAAGTAGTCTCAGTGGAAATCCAAGTCTTTCACGTCTCTAAGGGCCTGTTTGAAAAGCCACCCAGATAATTGGAATTgtgtgtaattacacagttaagcctatttatttgatcaaataattatttgattaggTAGAAATTAGGTGTAATTGAGAAGTATAATTACACTCTTCAATTCTCAAGGAGGGGCTGAGAATTGAGTGTAAATTGTAATTGTACCCTATAATTACATGATtgctttttaatttctttcttttttgttttatgttattttaaattattttctttttaaatttatttttattatttttactttttaattacttttattttaaaatatatttttctttttatattattgatCGTTCATTTCCTTGTTTTCTCATTCCTAACCCTTACTTCTTGTGATTACTtataattgctcgtatttttttattttttattttattcatttagcataacttgtgggatttcactgggttgttgttgttgtattcatttagcataactatattattattctaatttttaaaattacgtCTCTTTAGTATTAGAAAGAATAAGTCACTAACAAACTTTACATATAATTAGTGATGttattaaagtaaaattttgttgtgaatgaggttatagaatTATATTTTCTCCCTTTCTTTTACATTATATTTACTAAGTttcgttggaacttacttatgtaacattgaaatttgacataagagtattatgttaaaaaaaattttggatttgaatttaggttatattttcgattttaatttatttactttagtgttattgacttgttatttcacattgaatgctatttatttttcacttacaattaatatattttttattttgtcaaacatttgaataatgttatcatattatattttaaaaaaattaattttttttgtcaaacgtCCAATTCATGATGTTCTCACAGAAAAAGctgcttttattttttataattaaaactAAATATTCTCCTTCTACAATGAACTAATGTTTGTTGGAAGCAAAAGCAAAATGTTGTGGAAAAATATGGTTGCCATGTTGGCTATCACTATCACTGTAGCAACTCCTCGAGCCCAAGTTTCATGCCATGCTTTGTAAATGAAAATgacatacaaaaataaaaaactactaCACCTTGCTTTATGTTTCTCTCTTTGCCTTTTTGttgctttttaattttaatataaaattttattttataatatgtTATCAGCACGAACCTCTAGTCAAATTCCgccaaaattaaattttattaagaatatgaaaatttttcaatCATCAATTGAGCCTAAGATCAATTACGATGATTTATGTCTTATAGATAGTGCTACAACACACACTATTTTAAGAGATAAGAAATACATCTCTTATTTGATAATAAAATAGGCCAATGTTAATATAATATCTGGAAGTACAAGATTAATTTAAGGCTCCAAAAAAgctaatttattattatttgggGGAACAAATTTGACAATTAATGAAGTACTATATTGTAGTAAGTCTCAAAAAAACCTACTGAGTTTCAAAAACACTAGCCAAAATGGCTATTATATTGAGACtacaaataataaaaagattGAATATCTTGATTGACCTCTGTTCCTTCCTCATTTTCTGCCCTGGCCAGCTGTCTAACACTTCATAGCTTCACCAATGCATCCATAGTGTTTTAGGAACATGTACACACCGTCATCAATgcgtttaaaatttaaaagagtAAGAAACGAAAAGTCGAATAtactatttataaataaaaaataatttttaaccccggtttaaaaatataaaatgtagTAAGAAGATTCGAGAACAAAATCACATCCCGTGTTCAACATAtactatttataaataaaaaataattttaacatatactatttataaacaaaataatttttaaccTCGTTAATTTTTCGCCGAAGGGGCTTTAGGTGAACACCCTGCCACCACTTGGCTCCGCCCCTACCTGCCATATGTATCGACTATGCAATAGATTCTGATTCTGGTTTTTCTTTCACAAAATCACATCTGTTGCACAAGTTGTCACTTCTTTTATGCCAATTATCCTGGGTTTAAGCATGCATTACGTACTGCAGTCCATCCAAAGCCAAGCCACTTTTGATCGTGCTTTTGTTTTCCTTATCGGTAAGTCCTTTTGTAGCTGTTCCTACCTGTCTCTCTTTGCAAGCTATAGCGTCATCTTACTGAAAACTAATCATCCCTATTTCCATAAACTGCAGGTTGCCGCTTTGATTAACATGCTTAAGGAGTTCTATCAGCGTATTCACTCTACTAATCTCCCAGTTATTGATTATCCTTCATACTGGAATTTCCAGTTCCCTCCACTTAGGTACTCTGCACTGGTGCTTTCCTTGTAACTCCAGCACATATAGGTCAGTAAATGTACTTTCCATTTACAAATAAAAGGAAGATGGTTTCCTTTTTAAAAACGGAACTTAGGAAAAGATTGAGCATGACTATTAGCTCTAGGAGAGCTACAAACTGTCGAAGTTTGATCCATGGATTTTGTACTTAGCATTTAGTAGGTGGTGGTTGTTTTTTCTCTTCTAAGGTATAATCCCACGAACTTTTCTCAAGCCTTAAATTCTCAAGTTACTACAGTACTGGAAACATTTCAATGTCTATCCAAACCTCGTTTAGAATCACTAAGAAAACCGAGTTTTAATCGAAGCAGCTTTCCATGGCATTGCATAGTAACATATTGATCATTCAAGTAAAGACCCTAACTCAAAACACAGAGGAAAGAAGACAACATCAGACATCAAAAAGTCATAAACAGCACGTCAGACACTTCCCTTTGATAATAAAAAACTGCAATCCGACACTTCCCCACACTAATAATATAGAACCAAACAGATCTGACATAAAATGCAACTCATAACATCTGAAGATCTAGGAATCAAAAACATGAACTTGCTAATCATCAAGTCCTTTAGAAACTATAATTGCATTAGCAAGAATGAGCTGCTCCCCAAGTCACTCCACATCTATA
This window harbors:
- the LOC132052281 gene encoding E3 ubiquitin-protein ligase RSL1-like translates to MENFNQMANKSALDLSCDDFYFSLLFDEIQNDENFTISDDKYAEELQNQEVIMTSTIFNQNSTNSPAPTIFIQNSTNSPASSCVIANERVIGESSLSFCEICAERKETDEMFTIETCNHVYCTDCICKHVETKIQDNVQVVTCPGVACNGILDFVTCSSIIPKDVRNRWDEILCESLILGSQKFYCPYKDCSALLVNDSDEIVRESECPECHRLFCAQCYVPWHCGVECEEIQRLNADERGREDLMVRELAKAKQWGRCPHCKFFVEKTEGCLHMTCRCGSQFCYRCGVTWGADHAC